The Ammospiza caudacuta isolate bAmmCau1 chromosome 22, bAmmCau1.pri, whole genome shotgun sequence genomic sequence GGTGACAgtcccgctgtccccgcagggTTCGAGGCCACCCTGGCTTCCACAAGACCCTGGGTAGAGTCGGGGTGACAGTCCCACTGTCCCCGCAGGCATAGAGGCCTCCCCGGCCACCATGAGACCCTGTGTATAACCCAGGGGTGTCCCGGGGCTGACAgtcccgctgtccccgcagggTTCGAGGCCACCCCGGCCACCACAAGACCCTGTGTATGGCCCGGCGGTGACAgtcccgctgtccccgcaggcATCGAAGCCACCACGCTGTTCTGGCCGGCCAAGCCCCGCGGCAGCGGCCGCCCTGTCCTGTTCCAGCTGCACCTCTGGGACTGCGGGGACGGAGCGCTCAGGAAGTTCGAGCACCTGCTGCCCGTGAGCGGGGGATGCATTTTGGGGCTGGGGACGGTTTTGGGGCGGGGGACACCGCCGGGACCCCGCGGTGAGCGGTGTCCCCGTGCCCTGTAGGCCTGTAAGGAGGAGGCGGACGCCGCCCTGTTCCTGTTCTCCTTCACGGACCGCGCGTCCTTCGAGGAGCTGCCGGCGCTCATGGGCCGCGTGCTGGGCCCCGGGGACCGTCACCTCGTCAGGGTGGTCGTGGGCACCAAGTATCcttttggggggtccccaaagGTCACCCCATGGCGGGGGGATTGCACCCCTGGGGCTCTCAGTGCTTGGCGTGGCAGGGGCTGAGAACGGCGCACCAATGGATTCCTGACTCTTGCTGATTttcaggaggttttgggggttttttaggtCTTCCTTGGCCCCCCCTGCCCGAAAATGGGTTCACACCCCCAGATTTCTCAGCATTTGGTAGCTCAGCAGGCTGAGAATGGTTACACCAATGGGTTCACGGCTCCTGCTAATTTTTAGGGGGTTTTGCCACCCTAAAGGAGATTTTTCAGGATGTTAGTGTCTCCCTTAACCCTATATCCCCCTCTCAGTCAAGATTGCACCCCCAGATTCCAAACCACTCAATACCTTGTTAGGCTGAGAACGTGCAACTCTCATTACACCTATGTGCCCTCAACTCCCGTTGACTTTTTAGGGAGTTTCTTTGGGTCACAACCCCCACTTAttttcagggggttttggggggatttcctGGGTCTCTTCTGACCCTGTGTCCCCCACCATTCAGGTTTGCACCCCAGATTTCTCAGCACTTGTTATCTCAGCAGGCCGAGAACCTGCAACACTTCATTGCACCAATGGATTCACAATCCCCATTTCTCTAtaggtggttttggggggatttttcaGGGTGTTGATGTCTCCTTgaccctgtgtccccccagtcAGGTTTGCACTCCCAGATTTCAAACCAGATTTCAGTGTTTGATTTCACTCAACACTGAGAACATGCAACTCTCATTACACCAATGAGTCCTCAACTCCCATTGATTTTTTAGAGGGTTTGAGGAGGGGTTGGGGTCACAACCCCCACTTAttttcagggggttttgggggaatttcctGGGTCTCTTCTGaccctgtgtcccccccagtCAGCTTTGCACCCCCAGATCCCAAACCACTCAgtccctgggcaggcagagaaCACTCCCACCTGGTTACACCGATGAGTTCCACACTCCCTTTGAACCTCAGGTGTTTCTCGGGGGATTTTCCGGGGCGTTGCTGTTTCCCTTgaccctgtgtcccctccccaccccagaTTCGACCTGGCCCCGCACACGGCCGTGACCGAGGGGGACGTTCGGGCCTTCGAGGGCTCGCAGGGGCTGCGGGTGCTGCGGGCCGGGGGCGCCGCGGGGCTGGCCCGGGTCGGCCCCGTCCTGGACGCCCTGGTGGAGGAGCTCTG encodes the following:
- the CPLANE2 gene encoding ciliogenesis and planar polarity effector 2, whose translation is MAEQDWALEPGWLLSPAGRPYLDSIVHKNQRRVFGLLERPALPPALAVPTVTYKLFLAGRSGVGKTALVAWLGGTLVPPTHHETLGIEATTLFWPAKPRGSGRPVLFQLHLWDCGDGALRKFEHLLPACKEEADAALFLFSFTDRASFEELPALMGRVLGPGDRHLVRVVVGTKFDLAPHTAVTEGDVRAFEGSQGLRVLRAGGAAGLARVGPVLDALVEELWRRDQVTAGVTPGDTGDTPT